The window ACTCGCCCTGCACGGATCCGACGCACAGTCCGACAGCCACCTCAGCATCCACCGACTGCAACCCTCCCCCACCCGCGAGATCTATCTGCACTGGCCGGCCGAACGCACCCAATCACCCCTCGTGGCCCGCGCCATCGACATCGCCGTCGAGGCCGCCACCGAGCTGGCACACCAGTTATGAGATCAGACGTGAGTTCTCCGAGCTTGTTTCGGGTTTTGTGTAGAGAACCTCGCGGCCCCGTGCCGCGGCCTGGAGGATGGTCTCGCTGATGAAGTCGCTGAAGCGGGCCATGTTCTCCAGGCGGGTCGCGGTCGGGGTGCCGCGGCCGAAGACGTCGACGCCCTGCCGGGTGATCTCGGCGACCTGGGCCATGCCGCGGGCGCTGTCGACCGTCGCCTGGTACCAGACGTTGTCGTCGACGATGTAGCGCACGCGCCGGCGCTCGTCGGATTCCCGGCGGACCAGTCCCTGGATTTCGAGAGCTTTGATTGCCTTGGAGACCGACGGCGGGCTGATTTGCAGGCGCTGGACAACTTCGGAGGCGGTGAGGCTGCCCGCGTCGGCGGTGAAAAGGCAGGTCAGCACCCGAGCCATCGATCTGGACATGCCCTGGTGCATGAGCAGGGTGGTGAAGGTTTCCTCGTAGTGGCGTACCGCCTCGGCGTCGCGCCCGTTGCCCGTCACTAGCGATTCCTGCCCTCGCGGCGCAGGCTGCGCGCGACGGTGGGCGCGGCGTTCGGTGGCGCGTTGGGCCTGGTCGGCGCGGTAGTCCGTGGGCCCGCCGTTGCGCATCACTTCCCGCGTGATCGTCGAGGTCGGACGGTCCAGGCGTCGGGCGATCGCC of the Nocardia sp. XZ_19_385 genome contains:
- a CDS encoding helix-turn-helix domain-containing protein, which gives rise to MSGGRLTQSERRQIAQGLADNLPYAAIARRLDRPTSTITREVMRNGGPTDYRADQAQRATERRAHRRAQPAPRGQESLVTGNGRDAEAVRHYEETFTTLLMHQGMSRSMARVLTCLFTADAGSLTASEVVQRLQISPPSVSKAIKALEIQGLVRRESDERRRVRYIVDDNVWYQATVDSARGMAQVAEITRQGVDVFGRGTPTATRLENMARFSDFISETILQAAARGREVLYTKPETSSENSRLIS